ttgaattcagtGCTTGCATCAACAATTGCTTGACTAAACAATTTTCTTGCAGGATGAGGAGGATGAATACGACAGAACAGCAATTGGCATGGAGAATGCTGGAGATCGGTTGTATATGAGGGATGTCACAGATCATGGCCCTCGCATAAATTTCCACACTCTAGTTCCTGATTTTCCTGCGGATTCCTATGAGGAGAGCCATGATTTTCACAGGGATCCACGTGCAGATCACTTTGCTGCAAGCGTAAGGCTCAAAGAAGATGAGAAAGCTGCAGTTAACTGCCATTCCCTTCAAACTCATGATAGCAGAGAGCCTGCTGTAGATTTACAAGTTAAGATAGCCGAGGATGATACAATTTAAAGCCCATcctgaaaagaaaaaaggaacagAACGATTCAAAGCCGAAAAAAACGTGTTAGGTTTGATCCTGGATGTAAAGATGTCGATGCTGAGGTGAATGAAGAATGTGAAGGCCTTCGCACGGTTCCACAGTTTTATGAAAACTGCTGAAGCCACTGAAATGTCGATCCCTGAAGAGTCCTGTGGGGTTCCTGATTATATAAGAAATCCCTCCAAGTATACCCGCTATACTTTTGACTCATCAGAGGAGGTTGATGACAAAATTAACGGGCAGGCTTTTGCAGACTTTTGTAACTTGGTGAAGAGGTCAAACCCTGATCGGATGCAGCCTGAGTTTCCTGTGGAACTTCCAAAGTCTGTGATATTCACCCCTCGAAAGAAAGCTGCTGATGCTATGGCGGTGGATGATAGCTTGGAAAATACTCGGGACTCTTCTAGAGAGTTAGGTCTGGTATCAGTTTGTTCCACAGGCATTGCTGCAGAGGACCAAGAGAGTGATGCATGTGATATGGAGGAAGATGATATGGAAGAGTCTACGGTAGCAGCCAGTATCAGCTCAAGGAAGGTAGGTCGCACATATCGgacaaagtcagcatcagatgaTACTACTTGATTGTTCTGTTGTACCGAACCGTTGTAGGCTGATACATGCGTTCAGCGATGTCATAATCAGCACGTTAGGTCACAGGGTTGAGATGTCCATTATGTAAGATAATGTCCATTTAGTAATGtaactctatttttctttttggccCCTCTCTCACTGAGTTCCTTGGCAATGGATCACGAATGCCCTGGATTCAAACATAAAACATGTTTATTTCATCAATCTTTCTCGTGTTATTATGGTAGACTATTGCAGATTCAATTTCTCTGGTGTGTGTTACATGGCATACATTGTGACTTTTGGATGCTAAACCTTTTCTATTTGAAGGGAAGCCTCTGGGTCCTGCATAATTTGGTTGGTCTTATAATTATTTGCATCTCTATACTTCATGAATAGCAAAAGACTGTAAACAAAGTCTGGAGCGGTTCGGTTCGGACTAAAGGCCATCATCCATTACAGCCATTGCGGTTTAATCTTAGGAGGAGTCTTATTCCGATTTCAAGGTGGAATGAGAATGATTCAATCTGTATAGAACTCAATTCTTACTCTCTTCTATggttcaaattttcattctgattttgatttcggttacgaaccaaatgcttcgaaggatttggccatttcgattctgattccaaatTATTtcgattttattttcatttcaattttggtTACGAATTAAACACTCccttagattatcctgatcatcaCTATGACATGAATGAGAAGTAAAGTATAGATAAGAACCATATTTGTCGTTCGGGGAAGCAAGAAGCAAAGGAACAAATATATCTaggaagaaaataataataataattcattctcaataaatataagaaaaaattatagagatatttttgaaaatttgcatcatttatatttaaatatgaaattttaaaaaaatatcaattaactattaaaattttaaattcgtcGTAATATAGCTGAGCTGTCTATCTCTATTACAAAACATTATTATGTGAGGATTATATGATAACTAATTTTATAGCGAGGGATTATTGTTTAGTAGGGAGCAGAAGGAAGGAAGAGTAGTGTTTTGAGATCTGTGCTAGTGAATGAATGATAAATACAATGCATTGACATATATACAAGTAGATAGATGATAAAAGATAGAGCTTTAAGAGTCGTGCAAATGGATGAAAGGTAAAAGATAGATTGCTTTGAGAGTTGTATAGATGAATGAATGATGAAGGATGGAGAAATTAAAATCCGTATAAGTGGATGAACAGCaaaggattgaccacttcaaaaaTCCATTTAAGCAGATGAAGTGTTTTGAGGTCCATATAGATAGATGAATGATAGAGGATGAAATGCTCTGAAATCTATGTATATATGACGTAGCCTAGGTCATGTTTcgatagaaagagaaaaaaaacgcATGAAATAAGAAAatagcaaaagaagaagaagctctCTTTTCTGGAGTTTTGATTCAATAATCACAAAATAAACAAAAACTCTAATTATAATGATAGCCAAGAGGCCTTATTTATAGAGTAAAAGCCCTAACCTAATAGCAAAAGGACTctgaaacaaaataagaaaaagattaaCATAAGGATTGTAACTCCCAATTCGATTAAGATTCTTTCGGACTTCCATTGATCTGTCAAACAATAGAATTAGGCTCCAAAATTTTGAGTAGCGGCGAAGCTATCTTGACCTGTTCTAGTATAGTAGTATCAAAATCGATAGGGTTAGGTGCAATCAACCCAGTTTCTTGACCTTTTGGATTCGTTTCTTCAAATCAAGGTATCTTCCGGCTAAGACATCGCGTCATAATCCCCAAGCTAAAAGGAACTCATCCTCGAGTTTGAAGAATCCAATAATTTCTGCAAGGGTAATTATTAGAAGGTTGATGCTGGTCTCTGGCTTTGGTGTAAGCAGATCTTCCTTCGTCATCGGTGCCAAAATAATTTTCTGACGGTTCT
Above is a genomic segment from Elaeis guineensis isolate ETL-2024a chromosome 1, EG11, whole genome shotgun sequence containing:
- the LOC105060391 gene encoding LOW QUALITY PROTEIN: uncharacterized protein (The sequence of the model RefSeq protein was modified relative to this genomic sequence to represent the inferred CDS: inserted 1 base in 1 codon; deleted 2 bases in 2 codons), with the protein product MDESFEVRVKRLFGSRLFDSVPGSSFPASSWSVADGKVARSEWNRERGAGHDRDENPCSSAFAEGGCFAKKLKSARDPKKGQFEDDLDELDDGDDDGCGGGGEDGGDDGDREEREIRSSIGMDPTLDNEDEEDEYDRTAIGMENAGDRLYMRDVTDHGPRINFHTLVPDFPADSYEESHDFHRDPRADHFAASVRLKEDEKAAVNCHSLQTHDSREPAVDLQVKIAEDDXNLKPILKRKKEQNDSKPKKRVRFDPGCKDVDAEVNEECEGLRTVPQFMKTAEATEMSIPEESCGVPDYIRNPSKYTRYTFDSSEEVDDKINGQAFADFCNLVKRSNPDRMQPEFPVELPKSVIFTPRKKAADAMAVDDSLENTRDSSRELGLVSVCSTGIAAEDQESDACDMEEDDMEESTVAASISSRKVGRTYRTKSASDDTT